The Opitutaceae bacterium nucleotide sequence GGCGTTGCCGGAATCCGCAGCTGTGCCGATTCCGGAGGGACTCCGCCCGGCCGGCGAGCTGATCACCTGCGCGGAAAGCGAGAACGGCACCCATCCGGTTGCCGCCTTGCTTGCCCCCTGTTATGTGGCCGAGAGTCTTGAAGGATTCCTTTCCTGGTGGAAGGAGAATCCAGGATTCCCGTTCCTGCTCGTCGCGACGATCAAGGGCGAGTTGATCGACCGGCGGGGACTCGTCCACGGGGGATTCAGGAAGGAGAACTCGGGCGGCATCCTCGAGCGCGAGGTCGAATTGCGGGAGACGACTGAAGAGATCGCCGCAGATGGGGCGCGCCTCGAATCCCTGCGGGCGGAAGCCGCCAAGCGCGGTGAGGCCCTGGAAGCCGCCGAGAAGGCGGTGGAACAGCGTCGGCAGGAGCAGTCCGAGGCGGTTCAGGAGACGGCCCGACTGGAGACCGAAACACGGAACGCGGCCCGTTCGCTGGACGAATTGAAGGCCCGGGTCGAAAGGCTTGACCGCGAACAGGCGGGCCTGGAGGAAAACCGGACCCGCGCAGCCGGGCGTCTCGCCGCCAACCGACAAAAGCTGTCCGAAGCCGAAGCGGCATCGGCGCAGGTGCGCGGGGGTATCGAGAAAGTGGAGTCACAGATCGCCGAGTTTCGCGAGGAACGCGACCGGCGGCGGGAGGAGCACGCCCAGGCTCGGTTTGAGCTGGCCGAAAAGAAGCAGAAGCTCGACCTGACTCTGCGGGGGCTGAGCGAGATGGGGCAGCGCCGGGCCACTCTGGAGGAGTTGAAGAAGAGCCGGGAACGCGAGATCGACAGTTGGGGGGAACAGTGCGAAGGCCTGGCGGCCGAGCACCAGGAAGAGCTGAACCGCGCCGAGTCCCTTGCGGTCACGGTGGCCACGGCCCAGGAGTCGGTTACCTCGATCAAGGGCAGGCTGCTGGCGGTGGAGGAGGCGGTCAGCCTGCTGGAGAAGGAACAGGCCTATCTTCGTGAACAGGTCGATGGCACCCGCGAGGGCCTCAACCAGGTCCAGATCCGTCTCGCGAAGGAGCAATCGCAGATCACCTTTCTGCTCGAGGAAATGATCCGGGAACATCAGACCGACCTGAAACTGGTCGACTGGCGATTTGAGCTCTGGCTGGCCGGACGGCAGCCGGAGGGAATCCGCCGGATCGACGACCCGGAGGATGACGCCCGGTCCCGGGAAGCCGAGGGGAATGGCGATGCCGGGGGCGGCGACGATTCGGATGTTCCGGACGAGGCCGTGGTGGAGGATCGGAAGGCACAGCCGACGACTGAGGAGCTGGCCGCGTTTGATACGGTCGACTGGTCGGCGGTCAAGGCCGAGTGCGAAGCTCTGCGTGGGCGTCTGAACGCGATGGGACCGGTCAATCTGGTCGCGATCGAGGAATACAGCGAGTTGAAGCAGCGCCACGAGTTTCTCGAAAACCAGAGCCGGGATCTGGTGCGTTCAAAAGAACAATTGCTTGAGGCGATCGACGAGATCAACCGGACCTCGCAGGAGCAGTTCACGGCGACCTTTGAACAGATCCGGACGAATTTCGCGGAGACCTTCAAGATCCTCTTCGGGGGAGGGCGTTCCGGGCTGGAACTGGTCGCCTCCGACGACCCCCTTGAATCGGGGATCGAGATCGTGGCGCAGCCGCCGGGAACGCGGTTGCAGAATGTGTCCCTGCTTTCGGGAGGGCAGAGGACGATGACAGCGGTCGCTCTCCTCTTTGCCATCTACATGGTCAAGCCCAGTCCTTTCTGCGTTCTTGACGAGCTCGATGCTCCGCTCGACGAATCGAATATCGGCCGCTTTACCACGCTGCTGCGGCAGTTCACGGACAGTTCCCAGTTCATCATCATCACCCACAACAAGCGGACGATCGCGGCCGCTCAGGCCATTTACGGGATCACGATGGAGGAGAAAGGGGTCTCCAAGGTGGTTTCGATGCGATTCCACACCGAGCACCACGAATCGGAAATGGCCAAGCTGGCGGTGGCTGCGGCGGATTGACCCCGTTGGATCGCCTCCCCTGACGCGATAGCCTCTTACGGGTTGTTTTTGGGACCGGGAGTCAGTTAACGTGGCCGGATGTCAATTGAGCGTCTGATCGTGGATGGCCTCGGCTGGTCGGGAGCCATCATTCTGGTCGTGGCCTATTTTCTGGTTTCGCACGGAAAATGGCCGGGCGATTCAGTCAAGTACAACGTCTTTTCCATCGTGGCCAGTCTGCTGGTGGGCCTGAACGCGCTCTATCATGGTGCCATTCCCTCGGTCGGTCTCAACCTGATCTGGATGTTGATCGGCGTGAATGCCCTTCGGCTGCTGCGGTCACGGCGCAGGGCGGAAGCGGGCACGGATTGAACTTTCCATCTCCCGGTCAGCAGCCCACCATGCAGCCGATGTTCGAGCGGTTGTGGAATCTCACGAAGCGGGGTCGGTCCCCCGATGTCCCGGCCGAGGTCTCTGCCGCGACCACCGGCTCAGCGGGCGAACGGGCCGCGGCGGATCATCTCGTTCGGGTGAAAGGGATGCATGTCCTGGCCCGGAACTGGCGGGAAGGAAAGGACGAGATCGACCTGGTGTGCCGGGACGGGGAGATCCTCGTTTTTGTCGAGGTGAAGACCCGGCGGGCCGGCGCGCGGGTCCCGGGCTATTTCACGGTCAACGGACGCAAGAAGAAGGCGTTGTTGCGGGCGATTCGCGCCTACCGAGCCCGGGTCTCGCCGAAGCCGGCCTCCGTTCGCTTCGATGTGGTCGAAGTCGAATCGACCGACGGGGAGCCCGGCCAGATCCGGCATTTTGAAAATGTTTCTCTTTTCTCCAAAGCGTTTGCCAGATCCCGATGAGGGATCGAGAGTGCAGACCTGTTGGATAAAACGACCGTCTGCAAATATCAGCCTATGGTGGACAAGGAAAACAAGCGTCATCCCTTTCTTGAGGGCTTGAGCAAGCACCGGGGGGCACCGCCCACCGTCATGGTCATCTTCGGGGCCTCCGGCGACTTGACCGCGAGGAAGCTGATTCCGGCCATTTACAACCTGGCCTACGACGGGCTTCTACCGGCCGATTTCCGGTTGATCGGTTTTGGCCGCAAGCCGATACCTGACGAGGATTTCCGGAAGATCTCGCGGGAGGCGGTCGAGGAATTCTCGCGCCGGGAGATCGACGACGCCATCTGGGCGCGGGTGGAGGAGGGCACCTTTTACCGGTCCGGGGGTTACGATGAAACCGCCGCCTTCGATCAATTGCGCAAGGATATTGAGGGCATGGAACAGCAGATCGGCCGCGATCTCCAGAGCCTCTTTTACGTCTCGACGCCGCCGACGGTCTTCGAGCCGATCATCGAGAATCTGGGACAGGCCGGCCTGGCGGCCCGGCACCTTGGATCCCCCCAGGCGTCCAAGGTGGTCATTGAGAAGCCGTTCGGTCGGGATCTGGAGTCGGCCCGCCACCTCAACAAGGTGATCTCAGGTGTGTTTCGGGAAGATCAGGTCTACCGGATTGACCACTATCTGGGCAAGGAGACGGTCCAGGACCTCCTGGTCCAGCGTTTTGCCAATGCGATTTTCGAACCCCTGATGAACCGTCGTTACGTGGACTGCGTGCAGATCACCGTGGCGGAGGATCTGGGGGTGGGTTCACGCGGGGGCTACTACGAGGGTAGCGGGGCCACCCGCGACATGATCCAGAATCACACCATGCAGCTGCTCAGCCTGACGGCGATGGAGCCTCCGGTCTCCCTCGATCCCGAGTCGATCCGGGACGAGAAGGTCAAGTTGCTCAAGGCTGTCCAGCCAGTGGATCTGAAGCCCGAGAGCGGCGATGTTGTCAGGGGGCAATACGGCGAGGGATTGATCGGAGGGCAACGTGTCCCGGATTACCGGCAGGAAGCGGGGGTTGATCCCGAGTCGAATACCGAGACGTATGCGGCGCTGCGGCTCTCGATCAACAATTGGCGATGGGCCGGGGTACCGTTCTACCTGCGCTCAGGAAAGCGGATGGCACGGCGGGTCAGTGAGATCGCGATCATCTTCAAGAGTCCGCCCGGAGGTCTCTTTTCCGATTCGAAGCAGTTCAATCTCGCCCAGAACACCCTGGCCTTTCAGATCCAGCCGGACGAGGGATCGACGGTCACCCTGAATGCCAAGACCCCGGGCCTTGAAACCCGGACCCAGCCGGTCCGCATGCATTTCCGTTACAGCACGACATTCGGATCGAACACACCGGAGGCCTACGAGCGCCTGGTTCTCGATGCGATGATCGGAGACAGCACGCTCTTCATCCGCGGTGACGAAACCGAAGCTTCCTGGAAGCTGATCACCCCGTTGCACGATTTCTGGGACTCGGTCGGTCGACGGGGTATGGAATCCTACGCGAGCGGATCCTGGGGGCCTCTCGCCGCCGAGCGGTTGCTCTGGGAAAACCGCCACGAGTGGCGCCGGCCGTAAGGGAGGCAAGCATCCGGATCATGCCAGCGATTTTTAACGCCCTTCCCGGCTTCGAGGTTCCGATGAGTTCGGTCCTCGGAACCCTGGCCTCCCTCTGGGAAATGGGGAAACCCGGCGCAAAGTCGGCTCCCTCCGAGTTCCGGGCATCCCAGATGAACCTGGTCCTCCATCTGGGGCACGATCATACCCCGGAATCGGCCCGCCGGATGTTTGATGCCGTCCTGCGTTTCGCCCAGCGTTACCCCTGCCGGATTGTCGCACTCTGCCCACGCATGTCGGAAACGGGAAGCGATGAGCTCGGGGCGAAGGTGTTTGGCGAGTGCTACATTGGAAAATCCCGGGCCGAGATGAGCTGCTGCGAAGCGGTCATTGTCGGGTATCCCAACTCGCAGCGCGGTTTTCTGGAGAATCAGGTGACGACGCTGATCGAGAGCGACCTGCCGCTTTATTATTGGCCGTCGCGGGTTCGGAGCGGGCCCAAGATCGCCGACTACGGTTTTTTCCTGAATCAGGCGAAACGGATCGTCATTGATTCGGCGATCGAGAATGAGACGGTTCTCGCCTTCAACTGGCCCAAGCCGGAGAACCTCCGCGATCTTGCGGATGCGCGTCTGCTCCAGGTCCGCCAGTCCGTGGGGCAGTTTCTGAGCAGTTATCCCCCGTCGGAACTGATCCGCGATCTGGCCAGAGTGGAGATCGCGGCGGAGCCCGGCTTGAAGGCTGAAGCCGGCTTTCTTCGGAAGTGGGTCGAGGGGAACCTCCGTGCCTGTGCGGAAGATTCTGGAGGCGCGGTCAGCGAACCGGTGGTTGAGGTCCGGCCATCGTTGGAAGAAGGGGGATCGATGGCGATGGCTTGGGTCTACACCGATGGTCGGTCGTTCACTTGGTCGGTGGATTTCGAGTCCGGACGGGCTTCAATCGAGTCGAACCTGGGGGGGACGCGGGTGAGCCGGAGCTCGATCGTGCGGCTGCTGACGACCGAGCGGGCCCTGGGTGAGGCGCTCTTCTTCTGAGCAGGGACGTTCTCGGAGCGGCGGCTGCGCCGCGCTGCCATCGGAAAATCCGGCCGGCAAATTCTGTTCATCCGGCATGATCGACTTGACCGGATCGGGGGAAACGGACATACCGGTTAACGCCCGCTGTTTGTTGCGGGCATGCTTTCACCTCCATTAGACCCGAAAATGACAACCCGCAAAATCGAGATCCTTGAAAACCACACCGGGGAGCTGGGCGAAGCCATCCAGCACGAAGATCACCTGGTGGAGTCCGAATGCTACCACTACGACAGTGGCTCCATTCTGGAAGTCGCCGTGCACGATGAGGAGCACGAGCACTGGCATATTTTCACGGATCTGGATTCGGGTCACCGATTCAAGATCGAGCCCTCGAAATACCGGCGGCTTCCCTGAAGAGGGCGCCGGCTTACTGCCCGACGACCAGGGCGGCGTAGTTGCGCTTGCCCTTGCGAAGAAGCAGGAAGCGATCGAAGAGGAGCGATTCGGGCGTGACGACCGCGAGCGGGTCGTCCCAGCGTTGATTGTTCACATAGGCACCGCCGCCCTGGATGTCCTTGCGGGCCTGACCCTTGGAATGCGATAGCCCTGTCTTCACGAGCAGATCGACGAGGGGGAGCCCGGATCCGAACTCGCCCGACGGGAGATGGTGGTTGGGCACCTCGGTCGCCAGATCGGCGAGGGCGGTTTCGGAGATTCCATCGATGGACCCGCCGAAGAGGACCTGGGTGGCGCGGATCGCATCCTTGGTGGCGTCCTCTCCGTGGACGAGGGTCGTCAGCTCGCGCGCCAGGGCCTGATGGGCCTCGCGGGCGTGGGGGCGTTCCTCGTGGGCGGCGGCCAGCGCTTCGATTTCCTGGTGCGAAAGAAAAGTGAAGAGCTTCAGCCGGGGAATGACGTCGCGATCGTCCGTCTGGATGAAGTACTGGTAGAATCGGTAAGGACTGGTCTTGGTCGGATCGAGCCAGACGGCGCCAGCCACGCTCTTGCCGAACTTGCTTCCGTCGGCATTGGTGATCAGGGGAAGGGAGAGGCCGTAGGTCTGGACCGATGATTTCTTCCGGCAGAGATCGATGCCCGCCGTGATATTGCCCCATTGGTCGGAACCGCCGATCTGCAGGGTGCAGCCCTCGGCCTGATTGAGGTGCCAGAAATCATGCGCCTGCAGAAGCATGTAGCTGAATTCGGTGAAGCTGATCCCGGATTCGCGGTCTTCCATCCGCGCCCGAACGCTTTCCTTGGCGATCATCATGTTGACCGTGAAGTGCTTGCCGGTTTCGCGCAGAAAATCCAGAAAGCCGATCGGGGCGAACCAGCTTGCGTTGTCACAGAGCAGGGCGGCGTTGGTCAGTGACGGTGAGAAATCGAGCAGACGGTGCAGCTGGGTCTTGACGCCGGCAATATTGGTTTCGAGCCGTTCCCGGGTGAGAAGCTGTCTCTCGGTGGTGCGGCCGCTGGGATCTCCGATCATACCGGTGGCTCCCCCTGCGAGGGCGATCGGGCGGTGTCCCGCCAGCTGGAAACGCCGGAGAGTCAGAAGCGGGACGAGACTTCCGACGTGGAGGCTGTCGGCCGTCGGGTCGAAGCCTGCGTAGAGCGTGACCATCCCCGCTTGCAGATGCCCTTCCAACTCATCGGGGTGAGTGCAGTCGACAAGCAGGCCGCGCCAGCGAAGATCGTCCATCAGATTCATGGGGGGCATTTATCCTACCGGGTCAGGGCAGCGACAAGGCCAAAAAGGAGGCGACGCGCTCCGGCGATAGCCTGACTGCCGATTGCCTGAGTAGGGCAGGACGGGGTGGCATCCGATGATCCCGATCGGTCCCGGCGGCATGTTGCCGCGCATTTGAGCCAGTCTCCGAAATTGGTTTGTCTCACCGTGGTTTTGATTGCACGGTGGAAGCTCTTATCTGACAGACCAAGGGTCTGTCGTCATTTCAACATCAACCCATCATCTGACCATGGCATTGGCAAAAGGCGTTAAGGCCCCCGATTTCGCATTGAAAAGCAAGCAGCCCGAGGGGCTCGTCGAGTACAAACTGAGCGATAATTTCGGCAAAAGGCCGACGGTTCTGCTCTTTTTCCCCCTCGCGTTCACCAGCGTCTGCGAATCCGAGCTGTGCTCAATCCGCGATTCCATGAAGGACTATGAGGACCTGAACGCCGCCGTCTACGGGATCAGTGTCGACAGTCCGTTTTCGCTCGAGGTGTTTGCCCGGCAGAACAAGCTGAATTTCCCCCTCTTGAGCGACTTCAACAAGCAGGTAAGCCAGGCCTATGACGTGCTTTATGCCGATCTCCTCGGCTTCAAGGGCGTTTCCAAGAGGTCGGCCTTCGTGGTGGGCAGCGACGGCAACATTCTCTTCAGCTCTTCGAGCGACGACGCGAAGGTCCTGCCCGACTTCAACGCGGTCAAAGCCGCTCTTGCCGGCTAGCCTTCCACTTCCACGCCACCTTCTCTTCCGTCCTTCAGCCGCCTTTCAATGAGTCTTCCCGTCAATCCCTTCAATTCACTGAAATCGCTCGGTCCCGGTCCTTCGGGCGACCGCCTCTATTACTCGCTTCCGGCTCTGGAAGAAGCGGGCCTGGGAGCGATTTCGAGACTTCCGGTCAGCATCCGGATCGTTCTCGAGTCGGTTCTGCGCAATTGCGACGGCAAGCGGGTCATGGAGTCGAATATCAGGGAACTGGCGGGATGGAAGGCCTCCGCACCGGCTCCGATCGAGATTCCTTTCGTGGTCGCCCGGATCGTGCTTCAGGATTTCACCGGGGTGCCCCTGCTCGTCGACCTGGCGGCCATGCGGTCGGCCGTCGCCCGGCTGAAGCGTGATCCGGCCCTGATCGAGCCCCTCGTTCCGGTCGATTTGGTCATCGATCACTCGGTCCAGGTCGACCGCTCCGGGACGGCGGGCGCTTTTCTTGAGAACCTGAAGATCGAGTTTGAGCGCAACCGCGAGCGCTATGAGTTCCTCAAGTGGGGACAACAGGCCTTTGAGACCTTCAAGGTGGTGCCGCCCTCGGTCGGAATCGTCCACCAGGTCAATCTCGAGTACCTGGCCCAGGTCGTCTTCAGCCGGGAAGTGGGAGGCAGCCGTATCTATTTTCCGGATACACTGGTCGGGACCGATTCCCATACCACCATGATCAACGGTCTCGGGGTGGTCGGCTGGGGCGTCGGCGGGATAGAGGCGGAGGCCGGCATGCTGGGTCAGCCGGTTTACTTCCTGACGCCGGAGGTCATCGGAGTGCGCCTGACCGGGCGTCTCGGCGAGGGGGTCACCGCGACCGACCTCACCCTGCGCATCACCGAGCTTCTGCGAAGGGAGAAGGTGGTCGGCAAGTTCGTCGAGTTCCACGGTCCCGGTGCGACCGAACTGACCCTGGCGGATCGCGCAACCATCGCCAACATGGCGCCGGAATACGGCGCCACCATGGGCTTTTTCCCGGTGGACGAACGGACCCTCGATTACCTGACGGCGACGGGCCGCGCCCCCGACCAGGTGAACCTGGTTCGCGACTATTACCGGGCCCAGGGGATGTTCGGGATTCCTGATGGCCCGGAAATCGACTACACCAAGGTGGTCCATCTCGACCTCGCTTCGATCGTGCCCGCGGTGGCGGGCCCGAAACGGCCGCAGGATCGGATCGATGTTCCGGAGCTCGGACGGCAGTTCGTCGA carries:
- the smc gene encoding chromosome segregation protein SMC codes for the protein MHLRAIRLNGFKSFADQTELRFERGVTAVVGPNGCGKSNIADAIRWVLGEQSAKALRGGKMHDVIFSGTDSRKPLPICEVSLLLTECETELGSEYHEIEITRRVSRDGGSDYLLNGRSCRLKDIQRLFMDTGIGRTSYSIMAQGQIDQILSSKPEERRVVFEEAAGITKYKSQRREALNKLALVDANLSRITDVIGEVSRQIGSLRRQASKAVRYKKLSHRRRHLELAHGNFVWRELQSSVHKLEDQASGSDGSIRQMQEELEQKNLALAGRKGERQNLNERIQEAQQGVFDLRSKREQALNQAHLSEVRRAGLLERIDQARQDLVGIEEQLTELAGRVDSGVQDRQFQLDLVGTFDTTFRDRSEKLDAVERALGAAEKDLQERKLRLLEADSSLVRLRNEAANLEVDLKTTEHRIARLGEDRAEASTAADEAAGKLADFESRLDAARQARELLKESIEKAREGAAEALADFRGIQTEIQGLDRQIAQKTARQKLLQQLHDRLEGFGEGSKALLQGRLKGAFEGQSFTAVTDGFKVNRRHSRAVETLLGSALEAVAVADEAVAGAVLRELNERKIGSGVVRFPVAERALPESAAVPIPEGLRPAGELITCAESENGTHPVAALLAPCYVAESLEGFLSWWKENPGFPFLLVATIKGELIDRRGLVHGGFRKENSGGILEREVELRETTEEIAADGARLESLRAEAAKRGEALEAAEKAVEQRRQEQSEAVQETARLETETRNAARSLDELKARVERLDREQAGLEENRTRAAGRLAANRQKLSEAEAASAQVRGGIEKVESQIAEFREERDRRREEHAQARFELAEKKQKLDLTLRGLSEMGQRRATLEELKKSREREIDSWGEQCEGLAAEHQEELNRAESLAVTVATAQESVTSIKGRLLAVEEAVSLLEKEQAYLREQVDGTREGLNQVQIRLAKEQSQITFLLEEMIREHQTDLKLVDWRFELWLAGRQPEGIRRIDDPEDDARSREAEGNGDAGGGDDSDVPDEAVVEDRKAQPTTEELAAFDTVDWSAVKAECEALRGRLNAMGPVNLVAIEEYSELKQRHEFLENQSRDLVRSKEQLLEAIDEINRTSQEQFTATFEQIRTNFAETFKILFGGGRSGLELVASDDPLESGIEIVAQPPGTRLQNVSLLSGGQRTMTAVALLFAIYMVKPSPFCVLDELDAPLDESNIGRFTTLLRQFTDSSQFIIITHNKRTIAAAQAIYGITMEEKGVSKVVSMRFHTEHHESEMAKLAVAAAD
- a CDS encoding glucose-6-phosphate dehydrogenase assembly protein OpcA; translated protein: MPAIFNALPGFEVPMSSVLGTLASLWEMGKPGAKSAPSEFRASQMNLVLHLGHDHTPESARRMFDAVLRFAQRYPCRIVALCPRMSETGSDELGAKVFGECYIGKSRAEMSCCEAVIVGYPNSQRGFLENQVTTLIESDLPLYYWPSRVRSGPKIADYGFFLNQAKRIVIDSAIENETVLAFNWPKPENLRDLADARLLQVRQSVGQFLSSYPPSELIRDLARVEIAAEPGLKAEAGFLRKWVEGNLRACAEDSGGAVSEPVVEVRPSLEEGGSMAMAWVYTDGRSFTWSVDFESGRASIESNLGGTRVSRSSIVRLLTTERALGEALFF
- a CDS encoding redoxin domain-containing protein → MALAKGVKAPDFALKSKQPEGLVEYKLSDNFGKRPTVLLFFPLAFTSVCESELCSIRDSMKDYEDLNAAVYGISVDSPFSLEVFARQNKLNFPLLSDFNKQVSQAYDVLYADLLGFKGVSKRSAFVVGSDGNILFSSSSDDAKVLPDFNAVKAALAG
- a CDS encoding YraN family protein; protein product: MQPMFERLWNLTKRGRSPDVPAEVSAATTGSAGERAAADHLVRVKGMHVLARNWREGKDEIDLVCRDGEILVFVEVKTRRAGARVPGYFTVNGRKKKALLRAIRAYRARVSPKPASVRFDVVEVESTDGEPGQIRHFENVSLFSKAFARSR
- the zwf gene encoding glucose-6-phosphate dehydrogenase gives rise to the protein MVDKENKRHPFLEGLSKHRGAPPTVMVIFGASGDLTARKLIPAIYNLAYDGLLPADFRLIGFGRKPIPDEDFRKISREAVEEFSRREIDDAIWARVEEGTFYRSGGYDETAAFDQLRKDIEGMEQQIGRDLQSLFYVSTPPTVFEPIIENLGQAGLAARHLGSPQASKVVIEKPFGRDLESARHLNKVISGVFREDQVYRIDHYLGKETVQDLLVQRFANAIFEPLMNRRYVDCVQITVAEDLGVGSRGGYYEGSGATRDMIQNHTMQLLSLTAMEPPVSLDPESIRDEKVKLLKAVQPVDLKPESGDVVRGQYGEGLIGGQRVPDYRQEAGVDPESNTETYAALRLSINNWRWAGVPFYLRSGKRMARRVSEIAIIFKSPPGGLFSDSKQFNLAQNTLAFQIQPDEGSTVTLNAKTPGLETRTQPVRMHFRYSTTFGSNTPEAYERLVLDAMIGDSTLFIRGDETEASWKLITPLHDFWDSVGRRGMESYASGSWGPLAAERLLWENRHEWRRP
- the tyrS gene encoding tyrosine--tRNA ligase; amino-acid sequence: MNLMDDLRWRGLLVDCTHPDELEGHLQAGMVTLYAGFDPTADSLHVGSLVPLLTLRRFQLAGHRPIALAGGATGMIGDPSGRTTERQLLTRERLETNIAGVKTQLHRLLDFSPSLTNAALLCDNASWFAPIGFLDFLRETGKHFTVNMMIAKESVRARMEDRESGISFTEFSYMLLQAHDFWHLNQAEGCTLQIGGSDQWGNITAGIDLCRKKSSVQTYGLSLPLITNADGSKFGKSVAGAVWLDPTKTSPYRFYQYFIQTDDRDVIPRLKLFTFLSHQEIEALAAAHEERPHAREAHQALARELTTLVHGEDATKDAIRATQVLFGGSIDGISETALADLATEVPNHHLPSGEFGSGLPLVDLLVKTGLSHSKGQARKDIQGGGAYVNNQRWDDPLAVVTPESLLFDRFLLLRKGKRNYAALVVGQ